The proteins below are encoded in one region of Borrelia duttonii Ly:
- a CDS encoding L-threonylcarbamoyladenylate synthase, with amino-acid sequence MKTEVIKESEIEKAVKFINSGELVVFPTETVYGIGANAYDENAIRMLFIVKKRPITNPLIVHVESIEKIKELVEYIPDSAMILMKKFTPGPITFILKNAGKISKLINGGLESIAVRIPSDPIALKLIKMSKVPIAAPSANLSKRPSATNFEMAIKELNGLVKGIIQKNEVSQIGIESTVISFDAKSNVSILRPGSITKEMIERELNGKFNVEYSLGKKILQQSPGNLLEHYRPRIPVYLFRQKDNIRKYISRQDTKILIMKNTIKSYWFNKLWNTNHICVFNTLEEYAKNIYKVFVESERTHKQILAEFVDNNQLGYSINNRLKKASLDKFISE; translated from the coding sequence ATGAAAACAGAAGTAATAAAAGAAAGTGAAATAGAAAAAGCAGTGAAATTCATTAATTCAGGAGAATTAGTAGTATTTCCCACAGAAACAGTATACGGCATTGGAGCTAATGCATATGATGAGAATGCTATACGAATGCTCTTTATAGTAAAAAAACGTCCTATTACAAATCCCCTAATAGTACATGTTGAATCAATAGAAAAAATAAAAGAACTGGTAGAATATATACCAGATAGTGCTATGATTTTAATGAAAAAATTTACCCCAGGTCCCATAACATTCATATTAAAAAATGCGGGCAAGATATCTAAATTAATAAATGGAGGTCTTGAAAGTATAGCAGTCAGAATACCTTCAGACCCCATAGCTCTCAAATTAATCAAAATGAGCAAAGTTCCAATAGCAGCTCCATCAGCAAATTTATCAAAACGTCCCAGTGCCACTAATTTCGAAATGGCAATAAAAGAACTTAACGGTCTTGTTAAAGGAATCATTCAGAAAAATGAAGTATCACAAATTGGAATAGAATCAACTGTTATAAGTTTTGACGCTAAAAGCAACGTATCAATATTAAGACCAGGATCAATAACAAAAGAAATGATAGAGAGAGAACTTAATGGAAAATTTAATGTAGAATATTCATTAGGGAAAAAAATACTCCAACAATCACCAGGAAATTTATTGGAACATTATAGACCACGCATACCCGTTTATTTATTTAGACAAAAAGATAATATAAGAAAGTATATATCACGACAAGATACAAAAATACTCATTATGAAAAATACTATTAAATCATATTGGTTTAATAAGCTTTGGAATACAAATCACATCTGTGTATTTAACACATTAGAAGAATATGCAAAAAATATTTATAAAGTTTTTGTAGAATCTGAGAGAACACATAAACAAATACTTGCTGAATTTGTAGATAATAATCAACTTGGATATTCAATCAATAACAGACTCAAAAAAGCAAGTCTAGACAAATTTATTTCTGAATAA
- a CDS encoding septal ring lytic transglycosylase RlpA family protein — MIGLFGLRAIDLRFVFLFLIVVTMQLNSATVGLASWYGEAFHGKTTANGEKFDMTALTAAHKELPFNSVVRVTNLLNNRTVVVRINDRGPFRRDRIIDLSKSAAEKLDFIGIGVAPVKIEILKQVDVKNIENQKSENNLDVKDASKSNSNSDVVDLKADKNVIVGKEHTEVAGQILNDTDKEPDFYIQVGSYKTKDYAQRAYKILEKAGLNVFVNSHGPFFTVFIPTYADDVQKNVELIKSTGYKDILVRKTKIPGNNILMD, encoded by the coding sequence ATGATAGGTTTATTTGGTCTTAGGGCTATTGACTTGAGGTTTGTGTTTTTATTTTTGATTGTTGTTACTATGCAATTAAATAGTGCTACTGTAGGGCTTGCTTCGTGGTATGGCGAAGCTTTTCATGGTAAGACTACTGCTAATGGCGAAAAATTTGATATGACTGCTCTTACAGCGGCTCACAAGGAGCTTCCATTTAATAGTGTTGTGAGAGTTACCAATTTACTTAATAATAGAACTGTTGTTGTAAGGATTAATGACAGAGGACCTTTTAGAAGAGATAGGATAATTGATTTATCAAAATCTGCTGCTGAAAAGTTAGATTTTATAGGAATAGGTGTTGCTCCTGTAAAAATTGAAATATTAAAACAAGTTGATGTGAAAAATATTGAAAACCAAAAATCTGAGAACAATCTTGATGTTAAAGATGCTTCTAAGAGTAATTCTAATAGTGATGTTGTTGATTTAAAAGCAGATAAAAATGTTATTGTGGGTAAGGAACATACTGAGGTTGCAGGTCAAATTTTAAATGATACAGATAAAGAGCCAGATTTTTACATACAAGTTGGTTCTTATAAGACTAAAGATTATGCTCAAAGGGCTTATAAGATACTTGAAAAAGCTGGTCTTAATGTTTTTGTAAACTCACATGGACCTTTTTTTACAGTATTTATTCCTACTTATGCTGATGATGTACAGAAGAATGTTGAACTCATTAAATCTACAGGATATAAGGACATTTTGGTAAGAAAGACTAAAATTCCGGGAAATAATATCCTTATGGATTAA
- a CDS encoding ATP-dependent DNA helicase: MNLSEYIIQQAELNIKGFVRRDTQLRMIDKIKQTFRDENFLVIEAPTGTGKSFAYLIAAIDFIHQTKEKVIISTSSINLQEQLIKKDIKSLKRIIPFKIKFGIIKGMKNYICLRRLEELKKSLLAHTLNKKNLETLIYWAQNTKTGDKDELNFIDEQIWEEVSANPETCSEITCPNENKCLFKKARNKILKCDIIITNHHLLLNDLYIRNEILMEKENHENNFEEENININLILPSIKNIIVDEAHYLEEAARSLFNKNFSKTGIKQIFIKIDKIIKRQNINNIYKKDFEIFTIQNFENIEYIINTQEKLPSIYRITSDTHKTNFYIRIKTYLQNIIYNLENYQITIRSIIQNIENKTAKIELNRLIKNLDQKKLLIQNFISENQDDNLCFWIDNKKNIPLFQTSEIYLGPELNKIMYQRTKRIIFTSATIIINQSFSYFLNQTGLNLSNKHIEMENLPYSFPYQEKSILTITSDIENPNNEEEFLNQSTKYIKELVILNKGGTLILLTSLKSLEYISKNIKDFLFENDINIFIQGQLPKNELINSFKKSPKKSVLIGIKNFWEGIDIKGDQLTMIIIPKLPFQTPSDPILIAKNELAKKTNENFFIKETLPQAIMKFKQGFGRLIRDSKDYGIIVCFDKRICNKTYGKSFLKSLPKIKTYYSNFTTIKHTINTFFKIDQNINP, translated from the coding sequence ATGAACTTAAGTGAATATATCATTCAACAAGCAGAACTAAATATCAAAGGATTTGTAAGACGAGATACACAACTTAGGATGATAGACAAAATAAAACAAACCTTTAGGGATGAAAACTTTTTAGTCATTGAAGCACCAACAGGAACTGGAAAAAGTTTTGCATATCTAATTGCTGCTATTGATTTCATTCACCAAACAAAAGAAAAAGTCATAATTTCAACATCATCAATTAATCTTCAAGAACAATTAATAAAAAAAGATATTAAATCCTTAAAAAGGATTATTCCTTTTAAAATTAAGTTTGGCATAATTAAAGGAATGAAAAATTATATCTGCCTTAGAAGACTCGAAGAACTCAAAAAAAGCCTTCTAGCCCATACACTAAATAAAAAAAATTTAGAAACATTAATCTACTGGGCACAAAACACAAAAACAGGAGATAAAGATGAACTTAATTTTATAGATGAACAAATTTGGGAAGAAGTATCAGCAAATCCTGAAACATGCTCAGAAATTACCTGTCCTAATGAGAATAAATGTCTTTTTAAAAAAGCAAGAAATAAAATATTAAAATGCGATATCATTATAACCAATCACCATTTACTATTAAACGACCTTTATATAAGAAACGAAATACTAATGGAAAAAGAAAATCATGAAAATAATTTTGAAGAAGAAAACATAAATATCAATTTAATATTACCTAGTATAAAAAACATAATAGTTGATGAGGCTCACTATTTAGAAGAAGCTGCAAGAAGCTTATTTAATAAAAATTTTTCAAAAACTGGAATAAAACAAATTTTTATAAAAATAGATAAAATAATTAAACGACAAAACATAAATAATATCTATAAGAAAGATTTTGAAATTTTCACAATACAAAACTTTGAAAACATAGAATATATAATAAACACACAAGAAAAATTACCATCAATCTACAGAATTACCAGTGATACACATAAAACAAACTTTTATATACGTATTAAAACATATCTACAAAATATCATTTATAATCTAGAAAATTATCAAATAACCATAAGATCAATAATACAAAATATAGAAAACAAAACGGCAAAAATAGAGCTAAATAGACTCATTAAAAATTTAGATCAAAAAAAATTATTAATTCAAAATTTTATATCTGAAAATCAAGATGATAATCTTTGTTTTTGGATAGACAATAAAAAAAATATCCCTTTATTTCAAACATCAGAAATTTATTTAGGTCCAGAACTAAATAAAATCATGTATCAACGAACAAAAAGAATAATTTTTACATCGGCTACTATTATAATAAATCAATCATTTTCATACTTTTTAAATCAAACGGGACTAAATTTAAGTAATAAACACATCGAAATGGAAAATTTACCATACTCATTTCCTTATCAAGAAAAATCAATACTCACAATTACATCAGATATTGAAAACCCTAACAACGAAGAAGAATTTTTAAATCAATCAACAAAATATATTAAAGAACTTGTGATATTAAACAAAGGAGGAACCCTAATTTTATTAACTTCGCTTAAAAGTTTAGAATACATAAGTAAAAATATCAAAGATTTTTTATTTGAAAATGACATAAACATTTTCATACAAGGACAATTACCAAAAAATGAACTTATAAATTCATTCAAAAAATCACCCAAAAAAAGCGTACTTATAGGAATAAAAAATTTTTGGGAAGGAATTGACATTAAAGGAGATCAATTAACAATGATTATCATCCCCAAACTGCCATTTCAAACTCCTTCAGATCCAATCTTAATAGCAAAAAATGAATTGGCTAAAAAAACAAATGAAAATTTTTTTATAAAAGAAACATTACCACAAGCAATAATGAAATTTAAACAAGGATTTGGAAGACTAATTAGGGACTCTAAAGATTATGGAATCATAGTATGTTTTGATAAAAGAATTTGCAACAAAACTTATGGCAAATCATTTTTAAAATCATTACCTAAAATCAAAACTTACTACTCAAACTTTACAACTATCAAACATACAATAAATACATTTTTTAAAATAGATCAAAATATTAATCCATAA
- a CDS encoding tRNA dihydrouridine synthase: protein MTFLNNMKRPIMILAPMEDVTDTVFRNLVNLIGNGKDGPDIYFTEFISVKGLLNKSKNSMQHILTKNDELSRPLIAQIWGDDPDKFVKAIEILSNLGFWGIDLNMGCPKKKIVKKGVCSALINNKSLAHEIIIASKEACLKYGLPLSVKTRHGFFCSEVEDWLGFLLKLGIDMLTVHPRLVINQSEGPIDVNVFDELVKLRNKINPYVVIIGNGDVLSLNQAYQMINKYSIDGIMFGRGILKNLNLFRRDEPNFLDSDLNFRLNILKLHITDFHSTWGITKDFNKLKKYFKIYFNENEICSEYFYNIMSSNNYDELFENLSRINVIGDKLK, encoded by the coding sequence ATGACTTTTTTAAATAATATGAAGCGTCCCATTATGATTTTAGCCCCAATGGAAGATGTTACAGACACTGTTTTTAGAAATTTAGTTAATTTGATTGGAAATGGAAAGGACGGTCCTGATATTTATTTTACTGAATTTATTTCTGTAAAAGGACTTTTAAATAAATCAAAGAACTCAATGCAACATATTTTGACAAAAAATGATGAGCTTAGTCGACCTTTGATTGCTCAGATTTGGGGTGATGATCCTGATAAGTTTGTGAAGGCAATAGAAATTTTGAGTAATTTAGGATTTTGGGGAATTGATCTTAACATGGGTTGTCCAAAGAAAAAAATAGTTAAAAAGGGTGTTTGTTCTGCTTTAATTAATAATAAGTCCTTAGCCCATGAAATAATTATTGCAAGTAAAGAGGCATGTTTAAAGTATGGGCTACCTCTTAGCGTTAAAACTAGACATGGTTTTTTTTGTTCTGAGGTTGAAGATTGGTTGGGTTTTCTACTTAAGTTAGGTATTGATATGTTAACTGTTCATCCTAGGCTTGTTATTAATCAAAGTGAAGGGCCTATAGATGTTAATGTATTTGATGAACTTGTTAAATTAAGAAATAAAATTAATCCTTATGTAGTAATTATTGGAAATGGAGATGTTTTAAGTTTGAATCAGGCATATCAAATGATTAATAAGTATTCTATTGATGGGATAATGTTTGGTCGTGGAATATTAAAAAATTTAAACTTATTTAGAAGAGATGAACCTAACTTTTTAGATAGTGATTTAAATTTTAGATTAAATATATTAAAATTGCACATAACGGATTTTCATTCTACTTGGGGTATTACTAAAGATTTTAATAAACTTAAGAAGTATTTCAAAATTTATTTTAATGAAAATGAGATATGTAGTGAATATTTTTATAATATTATGAGTTCAAATAATTATGATGAACTTTTTGAAAATCTAAGTCGAATTAATGTTATAGGAGATAAGCTTAAATAA
- the valS gene encoding valine--tRNA ligase has translation MSEELSSSYDPKVFEDKIYKRWLDNGVFSPDDKIELKFSMVAPPPNVTGILHMGHALNFTLQDILVRYKRMKGFNTLWLFGTDHAGIATQTVFEKQLRELGKSKDDFSREEFIEGIFELKNKHRKIIVNQVEKLGASYDHLRERFTLDDGLSRAVNKVFIDLYNKGLIYKGEYLVNLDPGSGSVVSDEEVEYKEILGKIYFVKYLLCDGGFIEVATTRPETMFGDVAIAVNPNDERYKSLIGREVIIPIANRKIRIIADDYVDMEFGSGALKITPAHDPNDFEIAKRHNLAKINILNKNAKLNENVPIEYQGLSVNAARSKIEKDLRDKEFLIDVKNHKHQVGHCHRSGEVIEPYLSNQWFVKMKPLADAALQALSDGKIRFYPRKWENTYKHWLSNIKDWCISRQLVWGHRIPAWYDVQTGEIVVSEFDPSLSKNYSGRSFVRDSDVLDTWFSSWLWPFSSLGWPDVTFDLKNYYPTTTLVTAYDIIFFWVARMVMAGLEFMGEVPFRDIYITPLLRDKKGQKMSKSLGNGIDPLKIIEQYGSDALRFTLSFLSVQGQDLNIDTKDFMFGAKFANKVFNASKFILSNLKGRLVLDSLEFDDIDKWLITRLNATVAVIDWSFENYKYNEATKAVYEFFWNDFCDWYIEISKINLCSDDFDLQNITISKLIFFLKESLLIMHPFIPFITEEIYSKVMSLKDILALKKYPEVTMQRDFREEFQQFNLFKDFIISIRTLRSEFNIVPNVKINVALKFGNTFQSEKYFRRNEYIAKKLINFDCIFYNENYENMIGVPNVNFESFADIRDLIDTDKELTKLSKQLEKYEKLKNVTLQKLGNQNFLSNAPDEIINFEKLKLEEFDSFIVRISNYISNLKKSSY, from the coding sequence ATGAGCGAAGAACTTTCAAGCAGTTATGATCCTAAGGTTTTTGAGGATAAAATTTATAAGAGATGGTTGGATAATGGTGTCTTTAGTCCTGATGATAAGATCGAATTAAAATTTAGCATGGTAGCACCTCCTCCAAATGTGACAGGTATTCTTCATATGGGACATGCTCTTAATTTTACTTTGCAAGATATTCTTGTTCGTTATAAAAGGATGAAGGGATTTAATACTCTTTGGCTTTTTGGGACAGATCATGCTGGAATTGCAACTCAGACAGTTTTTGAAAAACAACTTAGAGAACTTGGCAAAAGTAAAGATGATTTTAGTCGTGAAGAATTTATTGAAGGAATTTTTGAATTAAAAAATAAGCATAGAAAAATAATTGTTAATCAGGTAGAAAAGCTTGGAGCTTCTTATGATCATTTACGTGAGAGGTTTACTCTTGATGATGGACTTTCAAGGGCTGTTAATAAAGTTTTTATTGATTTATATAATAAGGGGCTGATTTATAAGGGAGAATATCTTGTAAATCTTGATCCTGGTTCTGGAAGTGTTGTTAGTGATGAAGAAGTTGAATATAAAGAAATTTTGGGTAAGATTTATTTTGTTAAATATTTATTGTGTGATGGTGGTTTTATTGAGGTTGCAACTACTAGACCTGAGACAATGTTTGGGGATGTAGCTATTGCTGTTAATCCCAATGATGAGAGATATAAATCTTTAATTGGAAGAGAGGTTATAATTCCTATTGCAAATAGAAAAATTAGGATAATAGCTGATGATTATGTTGATATGGAATTTGGTAGTGGAGCTTTAAAAATAACACCTGCTCATGATCCTAATGATTTTGAGATTGCAAAAAGGCATAATCTTGCCAAGATAAATATTTTGAATAAGAATGCAAAGCTTAATGAAAATGTTCCAATTGAGTACCAAGGTTTAAGTGTTAATGCTGCAAGAAGTAAAATAGAGAAAGATTTAAGAGATAAAGAATTTTTAATAGATGTGAAAAATCATAAGCATCAGGTGGGGCATTGTCATAGATCTGGAGAAGTCATTGAACCTTATTTATCAAATCAGTGGTTTGTAAAGATGAAACCGTTAGCCGATGCTGCTTTACAAGCATTAAGTGATGGTAAGATTAGGTTTTATCCTAGGAAATGGGAAAATACATATAAGCATTGGTTATCAAATATTAAAGATTGGTGTATATCTAGGCAGTTGGTTTGGGGACATAGAATTCCTGCTTGGTATGATGTTCAAACAGGAGAGATTGTTGTTAGTGAATTTGATCCTTCATTGAGTAAAAATTATAGTGGAAGAAGTTTTGTTAGAGATTCAGATGTACTTGATACTTGGTTTTCTTCTTGGTTGTGGCCATTTTCTTCTCTTGGATGGCCAGATGTAACTTTTGATCTTAAAAATTATTATCCTACAACTACTTTAGTTACTGCTTATGACATAATATTTTTTTGGGTAGCAAGGATGGTAATGGCAGGACTTGAGTTTATGGGAGAAGTTCCATTTAGAGATATATATATAACTCCTCTTTTAAGAGATAAAAAGGGACAAAAGATGTCAAAATCTTTAGGTAATGGCATCGATCCTCTAAAGATTATAGAGCAGTATGGAAGTGATGCATTGCGATTTACTCTTTCATTTTTGTCCGTACAAGGACAGGATTTAAACATTGACACTAAAGATTTTATGTTTGGAGCTAAATTTGCAAATAAAGTATTTAATGCATCTAAGTTTATTTTATCAAATTTGAAGGGTAGACTAGTATTAGATAGTTTAGAATTTGATGACATTGATAAGTGGTTGATTACAAGGTTAAATGCAACTGTTGCTGTTATAGATTGGTCATTTGAAAATTATAAGTATAATGAAGCTACAAAAGCGGTATATGAATTTTTTTGGAATGATTTTTGTGATTGGTATATTGAAATTAGTAAGATTAATTTATGTAGTGATGATTTTGATTTACAGAATATAACCATTTCCAAATTAATTTTTTTCCTAAAAGAATCTTTGCTTATTATGCATCCCTTTATTCCTTTTATTACCGAAGAAATTTATTCTAAGGTTATGTCGTTAAAAGATATATTGGCTTTAAAAAAGTATCCTGAAGTTACAATGCAAAGGGATTTTAGAGAAGAATTTCAGCAATTTAATTTATTTAAAGACTTTATTATTTCAATTAGGACTCTTAGAAGTGAATTTAATATAGTTCCTAATGTTAAGATTAATGTTGCTTTGAAATTTGGTAATACTTTTCAGTCTGAAAAGTATTTTAGAAGAAATGAATATATTGCAAAAAAACTTATTAATTTTGATTGTATTTTTTACAATGAAAATTATGAAAATATGATAGGAGTTCCTAATGTTAATTTTGAAAGTTTTGCAGATATTCGAGATCTCATAGATACTGATAAAGAGCTTACAAAACTTAGTAAACAATTAGAAAAATATGAAAAACTTAAAAATGTAACTCTTCAAAAGCTTGGGAATCAAAATTTTTTATCAAATGCTCCTGATGAAATTATTAATTTTGAGAAGTTAAAATTAGAAGAATTTGATTCTTTTATTGTTAGAATTAGTAATTATATTTCTAATTTAAAGAAATCTAGTTACTAA
- the mnmD gene encoding tRNA (5-methylaminomethyl-2-thiouridine)(34)-methyltransferase MnmD, with product MTHKLIFKGKTIYSSKFKDIYYDPQYGLEESNYVFIKGCQLEKELTTTKNIKIAELGFGTGLNLIALLKYLTENNIKTKINYYSIEKFPLKKEQIKKISQFFNNDIQYFKIMLKKYPKIPIKNIKYKISSNINLKILIGDAKYKLKELPKYIDYWFLDGFTPSKNIRMWNKEIFTIISQKSKTGTKLSTFSSARIVKDGLKLANFNYLKIKGFNNKRHMLVAQKE from the coding sequence ATGACACACAAATTAATATTCAAAGGTAAAACTATATATTCAAGTAAATTTAAAGACATTTATTACGATCCTCAATATGGACTTGAAGAGAGCAATTACGTATTTATTAAAGGATGTCAACTAGAAAAAGAACTTACAACCACCAAAAACATAAAAATTGCAGAATTAGGATTTGGAACAGGGCTAAATTTAATAGCTCTCTTAAAATATTTAACAGAAAACAATATTAAAACAAAAATCAACTATTACTCAATTGAAAAATTTCCATTAAAAAAAGAACAAATAAAAAAAATATCACAATTTTTTAATAACGATATACAATATTTCAAGATAATGCTTAAAAAATATCCAAAAATACCAATAAAAAATATCAAATACAAAATATCAAGTAATATTAATTTAAAAATCCTCATTGGTGATGCTAAATACAAACTTAAAGAATTACCAAAATACATAGATTACTGGTTTTTAGATGGATTTACTCCAAGCAAAAATATTAGAATGTGGAACAAAGAAATATTTACAATAATCTCACAAAAAAGTAAAACTGGAACAAAACTCTCAACATTTTCTTCAGCAAGAATTGTGAAAGACGGATTAAAACTTGCAAATTTTAATTATCTTAAAATAAAAGGATTTAACAACAAAAGACATATGCTAGTAGCACAAAAAGAATAA
- the groES gene encoding co-chaperone GroES, whose amino-acid sequence MKNIKPLADRVLIKIKEAESKTTSGLYIPENAKEKTHIGTVMAIGSNKEEINVKVGDTVLYEKYAGAAVKIEDKEHLILKAKEIIAIIEE is encoded by the coding sequence ATGAAAAATATTAAACCTTTAGCTGATAGAGTTTTAATAAAAATAAAAGAAGCCGAAAGTAAAACAACTTCAGGATTATATATACCAGAAAATGCAAAAGAGAAAACACATATTGGAACAGTTATGGCTATTGGCTCCAACAAAGAAGAAATTAATGTTAAAGTCGGAGACACAGTGCTTTATGAAAAATATGCTGGGGCTGCTGTAAAGATTGAAGATAAAGAACATCTAATTCTAAAAGCAAAAGAAATAATAGCTATTATAGAAGAATAA
- a CDS encoding ABC-F family ATP-binding cassette domain-containing protein, which yields MIRVNNLEVTFGERILFQDVNIKFSSGNCYGIIGANGAGKSTFLKVLGGTIEPSKGEVLVAKNQRMAVLEQNQFAYDDFRVIDTVIMGHKKLYSIQKEKDEIYAKLDFNDEDGIRAGELEAEFADLGGYEAESNAAVLLRGLGIDESLHFSLMRDVEAALKVRILLAQALFGDPDILLLDEPTNNLDIQSIKWLEEFLINFENTVIVVSHDRHFLNQVCTHIVDIDYGKIQVYLGNYDFWYETSRILNKQLKDAKKRSEEKIAELKTFIQRFSSNASKSRQATSRKKLIEKIKVEDLKPSSRKFPYVNFKIERDLGKNVITIKNLTKEFEGQLILNKFSIVIEPGQKIVFLGSPISASYFFDIITNEDRDYKGHYEWGSTVNFEYFKKDNEEYFNVDLSLIDWLRQYSKEGDETYIRGFLGRMLFSQDEALKGVNVLSGGEKVRCMLAKIMLSGANVLLLDQPTNHLDLEAITSLNTGLKDFKGVVLFTSHDHQFIDTIANRIIEFTPNGIIDRFMTFSEYIEDVKVKELRDKLYEGHSILKL from the coding sequence TTGATAAGAGTAAATAATTTAGAAGTTACATTTGGAGAGAGAATTCTATTTCAAGATGTAAATATTAAGTTTTCTTCTGGAAATTGTTATGGAATAATAGGAGCTAATGGTGCAGGTAAGAGCACGTTTTTGAAAGTTTTGGGTGGAACAATTGAGCCTAGCAAGGGTGAAGTATTAGTTGCTAAGAATCAGAGAATGGCTGTTCTTGAACAAAATCAATTTGCATATGATGATTTTCGAGTTATTGATACTGTGATTATGGGTCATAAAAAGCTTTATTCTATTCAAAAGGAAAAAGATGAAATTTATGCAAAACTTGATTTTAATGATGAGGATGGTATTAGAGCTGGAGAACTTGAGGCAGAATTTGCTGATCTTGGAGGTTATGAAGCAGAATCTAATGCTGCAGTGCTTTTAAGGGGGTTAGGTATAGATGAGTCTCTGCATTTTAGTTTAATGAGGGATGTTGAGGCGGCCTTAAAAGTGAGAATACTTTTGGCTCAGGCTCTTTTTGGGGATCCTGATATATTGCTTCTTGATGAGCCTACTAATAATCTTGATATTCAATCGATTAAATGGTTGGAGGAATTTTTAATTAATTTCGAAAATACAGTTATTGTTGTCTCACATGATAGGCATTTTTTAAATCAAGTTTGTACTCATATTGTTGATATTGATTATGGAAAAATTCAAGTTTATCTTGGTAATTATGATTTTTGGTATGAAACTAGTCGAATACTTAATAAGCAATTGAAAGATGCTAAGAAAAGATCTGAAGAGAAAATAGCAGAACTTAAAACTTTTATTCAAAGATTTTCAAGTAATGCATCAAAATCTCGCCAAGCAACTTCAAGAAAAAAGTTAATTGAAAAAATTAAAGTTGAGGATTTAAAACCGTCTTCAAGAAAATTTCCTTATGTAAATTTTAAAATTGAAAGGGATCTTGGTAAAAATGTTATCACAATTAAAAATTTAACCAAAGAATTTGAGGGACAACTTATTTTAAACAAATTTAGTATTGTCATAGAACCTGGACAAAAAATTGTTTTTTTAGGTAGTCCAATTTCAGCAAGTTATTTTTTTGATATTATTACCAATGAAGACAGAGATTATAAGGGACATTATGAATGGGGTTCTACTGTTAATTTTGAGTATTTTAAAAAGGATAATGAAGAATATTTTAATGTAGATTTAAGTTTAATAGATTGGCTTAGACAATATTCCAAAGAAGGCGATGAGACTTATATTAGAGGGTTTTTGGGGAGGATGCTTTTTAGTCAAGATGAGGCTTTAAAGGGAGTTAATGTTCTCTCAGGAGGTGAGAAGGTAAGGTGTATGCTTGCAAAGATAATGCTTAGTGGTGCTAATGTATTATTATTGGATCAACCAACTAATCATTTAGATCTAGAGGCAATTACATCTTTAAATACTGGACTTAAAGATTTTAAGGGAGTTGTGTTGTTTACATCTCATGATCATCAGTTTATTGATACAATTGCTAATAGGATTATTGAATTTACTCCTAATGGAATAATTGATCGTTTTATGACTTTTTCTGAATATATTGAGGATGTCAAGGTTAAGGAATTGCGGGATAAACTTTATGAAGGACATTCCATCTTAAAACTTTAA